TTCGATTCCTTGACTGAGCAGACCAGTCCTCCGACGGCTTTACCCCGATGCTATCAAACAACACGATTATGGAACAACACTCTCGTCCTTGGCATTTGCGGGGACTATTGTCGGAATGGTCTGTTTAATTCCTCGTTCTTCCAGCGGATCCTGACCAATAATAGCTACTGTTCGGATATTTAAGCGATAGACTCGGGCGCAAGTTTGGGATGGCAAGTGCCTTTGTATCTGCATACACCTGACTCTAACTTCCAGCAGATGTCGGCTACTTTGATTGTCGCcgtcttttcttttctctcGGCTTGTTCGGCGGGAGCCCATGGAGTACTGGAGGAATGTTAGCGATGCTCTCTGCCTGTCGGTAAGCGAACGTCCGCGCTTGTAAAATTACCTACTGATATTCCGTTAGTTTCTTGTTAGGGATTGGTGTATGGATTTTACCTTTGTCTCATTCCGTCTATTCATGTTTAAAGACAGGTCGGCGCAGAATACCCGTCAGGCTCTGTGGCAGCTTCAGAACAATCTGAAGAGGAAGGGATTGCCAAAAATGCACAGCACCGCTGGTTTGCATTGGCTACTAGTGCGTAATCCCAGGCTTATCAGAATTCGCTTATTAACCGGGGTGTAGATACAATGATTGATACGGGTTTCGTAATTTCAGCGTTCACACCTCTGGTCCTGTTATGGATGTAAGTTTGCGTGCTAACAGGCAACCCATACTCACTCACCCATCCAGTTTTGGCGAGAACCACTTGCGTGCAGTGTGGCGTGGATCTCTTGGACTGGGTACCATTCCAGCTCTCGCAGTACTGGTCTGGCGTTTGCGCATGTCGGAACCGACTCGCTATCGACAGGACTCTATGCGTAATGCGAAAACTCCCTACTTGCTCATTGTAAGGCGTTACTGGAAGAGCCTCGCGGCCATTAGCATAACTTGGTAAGTTCTCTCATTGCCCCATGTACGTTACTTACATTACAGCAGGTTCATCTACGATTTTATCACGTATGTATATCAACCAATTCACTTTTGTTTATTCTGATCTTGATTTTGACAGGTATCCGGTGAGTAATTCACAAGATATTCGGTCCCGGAACTCGTTGGTAATGTGTTTGCAAGTTCGGTATCTACTCGTCAACAGTAGTAGATAGCATCATTGGAGGTACTGATAGTCTCTATGTCATCTTCGGATGGAACGTAGTTATCAAGTACGTTATCCTCGCTTCCTTCGAACAATTTCTCACCAGGCCATAGCTTGTTCTACATCCCTGGCACATTGACTGGCGCATTCATCGTGGACTTCCTAGGTCCAAAATATACGATGGTAAGGGTCAACATATGCGTATAACCACGCTAACGTCCCAAGTAAAGATCGTCGGCTT
The nucleotide sequence above comes from Rhizoctonia solani chromosome 3, complete sequence. Encoded proteins:
- a CDS encoding Sugar (and other) transporter, coding for MADPTPAPKKLGLSQVSLIFACGTALFSDGYANGVIGSDVGYFDCRRLFFSLGLFGGSPWSTGGMLAMLSACRFLLGIGVGAEYPSGSVAASEQSEEEGIAKNAQHRWFALATNTMIDTGFVISAFTPLVLLWIFGENHLRAVWRGSLGLGTIPALAVLVWRLRMSEPTRYRQDSMRNAKTPYLLIVRRYWKSLAAISITWFIYDFITYPFGIYSSTVVDSIIGGTDSLYVIFGWNVVINLFYIPGTLTGAFIVDFLGPKYTMIVGLLCQAIIGFGMSGGYEYLKNHIAGFAVLYGIFLSFGELGPGNCLGLLASKSGPTAVRGQFYGIAAAIGKVGAFVGTWAFPPMIDAFGGASSTRGNTGPFWVGSGLAILSALITLAFIRPLSHDGMMDEDAKFREYLAKHGYDTSKMGAASTGDVDSVEAQTLGTEKEKGSM